One Lachnospiraceae bacterium C1.1 genomic region harbors:
- a CDS encoding GGDEF domain-containing protein: protein MRDVNNISKYLIHLFISVSALIILIAVTMEYFFTPKLPSVIFSEFNSGWSVYYNGKKYFTDDISSFHFPAVIKKGDQIILRNTLPEDLPDNYSLSLLVSLSGVKAYVEGRDVYSLGMDEINANKTAPSCYHYIPFPNRAAGDIIVIEINPSELNAFTNIGNINIIRSDIAYFILAYKNRSTLFVAIFLVTLGIIAFIIGVLISVYKRCPDPLIHIGSLSFFMGVWSLCYENLMQLFSHRLIDITLLEYFVLYASIIPALFLVRYYLLDKNHSGGSRREINLLILLACIFLLTATILHFTDILHFPATLTFFHIMVIVMLITIYFSIRKTDHRKHADGIIMQFGMIELCLIAALDLIRFNFQKYIAANDASLGLPLMPYGTLIFIMILFTSYLLRSYLDMKAKVTAETEKEVLLKMAYNDRLTGLYNRTKGEELLQELNDGEQDYCIISIDLNGLKKINDNYGHRKGDLLLVTFSKILKRSFGRIGIPVRMGGDEFMVVIFKENFDYIDNAIESMKEMSKEDSAICKINIDASYGIAKNSEDDLQNAEDVYKLADQRMYEMKVASKKNRTD from the coding sequence ATGAGAGATGTAAATAATATAAGTAAATATCTGATACACCTCTTTATCTCAGTTTCTGCCCTTATCATCCTTATTGCCGTCACCATGGAGTATTTTTTCACTCCAAAGCTTCCATCTGTTATCTTCTCTGAATTCAATTCAGGCTGGAGTGTTTATTATAACGGAAAAAAATATTTTACAGATGACATCAGCAGCTTTCATTTTCCGGCTGTTATTAAGAAAGGTGACCAGATAATCTTACGAAATACTCTTCCGGAGGATCTTCCGGATAATTATTCCCTCTCGCTTCTTGTATCGTTAAGTGGTGTAAAAGCTTATGTCGAGGGACGGGACGTTTATTCATTGGGCATGGATGAGATCAATGCCAACAAAACAGCTCCAAGCTGTTATCACTATATCCCTTTCCCCAACAGAGCTGCGGGAGATATAATAGTTATCGAGATCAATCCTTCCGAGCTCAATGCTTTCACAAATATAGGAAATATCAATATCATACGTTCTGATATTGCATATTTTATACTTGCCTATAAAAACCGCAGCACACTTTTTGTGGCAATTTTCCTTGTAACACTGGGTATAATCGCTTTTATAATAGGTGTACTTATATCTGTCTACAAACGCTGTCCTGATCCTCTGATCCATATCGGAAGTCTGAGTTTCTTTATGGGAGTATGGTCCTTATGCTATGAAAATTTAATGCAGCTTTTCAGCCATCGACTGATCGATATCACATTGCTGGAATATTTCGTCTTATATGCCTCGATCATTCCTGCACTTTTTCTGGTCCGTTATTATCTCCTTGATAAAAATCACAGCGGCGGTAGCAGACGCGAAATAAACCTGCTTATCTTACTGGCATGTATTTTTCTTTTGACGGCGACTATTCTGCATTTTACGGATATCCTTCATTTTCCTGCGACTCTGACTTTTTTCCATATAATGGTTATCGTGATGCTTATAACAATTTACTTTTCTATACGAAAAACTGATCACCGTAAACACGCCGATGGGATAATCATGCAGTTCGGAATGATAGAACTATGTCTGATAGCTGCTTTGGATCTTATACGCTTTAATTTCCAGAAATACATCGCTGCAAATGATGCAAGTCTTGGTCTTCCGCTGATGCCTTACGGTACGCTGATTTTTATAATGATCCTCTTTACAAGCTATCTTCTGCGCTCATATCTTGATATGAAAGCAAAAGTCACAGCCGAAACCGAAAAGGAAGTGCTCTTAAAAATGGCCTATAATGACAGACTCACAGGCCTCTATAATCGTACCAAAGGTGAAGAACTTCTGCAGGAACTTAATGATGGAGAACAGGATTACTGCATAATTTCCATCGACCTCAACGGGCTCAAAAAAATAAATGATAATTATGGTCACAGAAAAGGCGATCTGCTTCTTGTAACTTTTTCAAAAATCTTAAAAAGAAGTTTCGGGAGGATCGGCATTCCTGTCCGAATGGGCGGTGACGAATTCATGGTAGTCATATTCAAAGAAAATTTTGATTATATTGATAATGCCATTGAATCTATGAAAGAAATGTCGAAAGAAGATTCCGCAATCTGCAAAATAAATATAGATGCCTCCTACGGCATTGCAAAAAACAGCGAAGATGATCTGCAAAATGCCGAAGACGTATATAAACTTGCAGACCAGCGCATGTACGAAATGAAGGTTGCAAGCAAGAAAAACAGAACTGACTAA
- a CDS encoding glycoside hydrolase family 2 TIM barrel-domain containing protein has protein sequence MKDFDMKIIKNPEIFEENRLEQHSDHEWYGSEEAVEKGVSDFKYFLNGSWKFSYAKNTALAPEGFEKDDFDVAGWDDIPVPAHIQMQGYGVPQYANTQYPWEGHEKLKPGEVSTYYNPTGSYVRFFNIPENMKGRKIFISFQGVETGFALWLNGKYIGYSEDSFTPAEFDLTDAVREGENRLAVRVFRFTSASWCEDQDFFRFSGIFRDVYLYTVPDVHIRDLKIKTLLDDNYKNADLTVDMKGSADGNYELSLSDENGDVVISGNGQLSKDIHISVPVQEPELWSAEKPNLYTLRIEVRDAKGNLNEIISEKVGFRRFELINNVMHLNGKRIVFKGVNRHEFCAESGRVLPVKYIEKDLITMKQNNINAVRTSHYPNQTAFYRLCDKYGLYVIDETNMETHGSWDPIIKGKEPIEYAVPGDRKEFQAMVLDRIKSMYERDKNHACILFWSLGNESFGGKDIHEMSKYIHKADDTRLVHYEGIVNDRRYPDCSDVESTMYTPVEDIKKWLKEHRDKPYINCEYAHAMGNSNGAIYKYTELTEEDELYQGGFIWDYIDQSITTHDRNGVEFQGYGGDFGDRPCDYDFSGNGIVYGKDRDPSPKMQEVKAVYSNIAVNIGEKEMEIHNKNLFTDTAEFDCFISLEKDGRKIKEVKENISVAPLSRKKFDLPFTPESDDAEYIITVSFRLKEDRAYAVKGHEIAWGQKVYGSYKHAEPAADKFIISDDYNVIGVRGRSFEILFSKLFGGLISYKYAGKELLAGIPKPNFWRAMTQNDIANLLPFRAGQWKTASIYLSHKYEHGRRYSEAEVREEDGKVTVTYTYHLPVKPEKDAKLAYTVFADGTVKTSLELEKSDDVGEIPAFGMIFPMDADFENVSWYGMGPDETYCDRKHAKIGKYSNKAADNMAKYLVPQECGNKEEVRFASVTDDKGHGIEFYMDKECFGFSALPYSPHELDNAAHPNELPASLKTWVRVGCQMGIAGDDTWGALTHPEFMLDNSKKMKMEFYFKGI, from the coding sequence GTGAAGGACTTTGATATGAAAATAATAAAAAATCCTGAGATTTTTGAGGAAAACCGCCTGGAGCAGCACTCGGATCATGAGTGGTACGGCTCGGAAGAGGCAGTGGAAAAAGGAGTATCGGATTTCAAATATTTTTTGAACGGGAGCTGGAAATTTTCCTATGCAAAAAATACTGCCCTTGCACCTGAGGGCTTCGAAAAAGATGATTTTGATGTTGCGGGCTGGGATGATATCCCGGTTCCGGCACACATCCAGATGCAGGGCTACGGAGTACCCCAGTATGCCAACACCCAGTATCCCTGGGAGGGACACGAGAAGCTTAAGCCCGGAGAGGTTTCAACATATTATAATCCAACAGGATCATATGTAAGATTTTTTAATATTCCTGAAAATATGAAGGGTAGAAAGATATTCATATCATTTCAGGGAGTCGAGACAGGATTTGCACTCTGGCTCAATGGGAAATACATAGGTTACAGCGAGGACAGCTTTACACCTGCTGAATTTGATCTGACGGATGCAGTAAGAGAGGGTGAAAACCGCCTTGCAGTAAGGGTATTCAGATTTACATCCGCAAGCTGGTGCGAGGATCAGGATTTCTTCAGATTTTCCGGAATATTCAGAGATGTATATCTTTATACCGTTCCTGATGTACATATCAGAGATCTGAAGATCAAGACTCTTTTAGATGACAATTACAAAAATGCCGACCTTACGGTTGATATGAAGGGCAGCGCTGACGGAAACTACGAACTCAGTCTTTCAGATGAAAACGGCGATGTCGTTATTTCCGGAAATGGACAGCTCAGCAAGGATATCCATATTTCCGTTCCGGTTCAGGAGCCTGAGCTTTGGAGTGCGGAAAAACCCAACCTTTATACATTGAGGATCGAAGTCAGGGATGCAAAAGGAAATTTAAATGAAATAATTTCTGAAAAAGTTGGATTCAGAAGATTCGAGCTTATTAATAATGTAATGCATCTCAATGGAAAGAGAATAGTATTCAAGGGTGTGAACCGTCATGAATTCTGTGCTGAGTCGGGCAGGGTCCTTCCGGTAAAATATATCGAAAAAGATCTTATCACCATGAAGCAGAATAATATAAATGCTGTCCGTACCAGCCATTATCCTAACCAGACAGCATTTTACAGGCTCTGCGATAAATACGGACTTTATGTAATAGACGAGACAAATATGGAGACCCACGGCAGCTGGGATCCGATCATTAAAGGAAAAGAGCCGATTGAATATGCTGTTCCCGGAGACAGGAAAGAATTTCAGGCAATGGTTCTTGACCGAATTAAATCCATGTATGAGCGTGATAAAAATCATGCCTGCATACTTTTCTGGTCACTTGGGAATGAGTCATTTGGCGGAAAAGATATTCATGAGATGTCTAAGTATATACATAAGGCAGATGATACACGACTTGTACATTATGAAGGTATAGTCAATGACAGACGTTACCCTGACTGCTCAGATGTTGAGAGCACGATGTATACCCCTGTTGAGGACATAAAGAAATGGCTCAAAGAGCATAGGGATAAGCCTTATATAAATTGCGAATATGCTCATGCCATGGGAAATTCTAACGGTGCGATCTATAAATATACTGAGCTCACTGAAGAGGATGAACTTTATCAGGGTGGATTTATCTGGGATTATATTGACCAATCGATAACAACTCATGACAGAAACGGTGTAGAATTCCAGGGATACGGCGGAGACTTCGGCGATCGCCCCTGTGATTATGATTTCTCAGGAAACGGCATAGTTTACGGAAAAGACCGTGATCCGAGTCCAAAGATGCAGGAAGTGAAGGCAGTATACAGTAATATAGCTGTGAATATCGGAGAGAAAGAGATGGAGATCCACAATAAAAATCTCTTTACCGATACGGCGGAATTTGACTGCTTCATAAGCCTCGAAAAAGACGGAAGAAAGATAAAAGAAGTAAAAGAAAATATATCCGTTGCTCCTCTCAGCAGGAAAAAATTCGATCTTCCATTTACTCCGGAAAGCGATGATGCTGAATATATCATTACGGTTTCATTCCGTTTAAAAGAGGACAGAGCTTATGCAGTCAAGGGGCATGAAATAGCCTGGGGACAGAAGGTTTACGGAAGCTATAAGCATGCAGAGCCTGCAGCTGATAAATTTATCATCAGTGATGATTATAATGTTATCGGTGTAAGAGGACGTTCTTTTGAAATCCTTTTCTCAAAGCTTTTCGGAGGACTGATCTCTTATAAATATGCAGGTAAAGAGCTTCTTGCAGGAATTCCTAAGCCTAATTTCTGGAGAGCAATGACTCAGAATGATATTGCAAATCTGCTCCCTTTCAGGGCAGGACAGTGGAAGACAGCCAGCATTTATCTATCTCATAAATACGAACACGGCAGGAGATACAGCGAAGCTGAAGTAAGGGAAGAGGACGGAAAAGTTACAGTAACTTATACATATCACCTTCCGGTAAAACCTGAGAAAGACGCAAAGCTTGCCTACACAGTTTTTGCTGACGGCACAGTTAAAACGTCTCTGGAACTGGAGAAGTCAGACGATGTTGGAGAAATTCCGGCATTCGGAATGATTTTCCCGATGGATGCAGATTTTGAAAATGTAAGCTGGTATGGAATGGGTCCTGATGAGACCTATTGTGACAGAAAGCATGCAAAGATAGGAAAATATTCCAATAAGGCAGCCGATAACATGGCTAAATACCTCGTACCACAGGAATGCGGAAACAAAGAAGAGGTTCGTTTTGCATCAGTTACTGATGACAAAGGACATGGCATAGAGTTCTATATGGATAAGGAATGTTTTGGATTCTCGGCACTTCCGTATTCACCTCATGAGCTGGACAATGCCGCTCATCCGAATGAGCTTCCTGCATCGTTAAAGACATGGGTACGCGTAGGATGCCAGATGGGAATCGCAGGAGATGATACCTGGGGAGCACTTACACACCCCGAGTTTATGCTCGACAACAGTAAAAAGATGAAAATGGAATTTTATTTCAAAGGAATCTGA
- a CDS encoding carbohydrate ABC transporter permease, producing the protein MTKKNHSAIQRRLIPSYIFLIIVSFISVFPFYWMISAATNTTVEVATGKITIGTHALENFTHLLQAQDLWKTMGNSFFYSIVQTILCLVVCSLAGYGFELYHDSGKDKLFAILLLAMMIPGVATMIPLFRMVSSMHLLNSVWAFILPSISTPFMIMMFRQNSRNFPVSIMEAARIDGLSEFRIFISMYVPIMKSTYAAATVVTFMTAWNSYMWPKVVMNDNRAQTMPMLIANLASGYTTDYGMLMMGVLFCSIPTMIIFFVLQKSFAEGLTGAVK; encoded by the coding sequence GTGACTAAGAAAAATCATTCTGCAATACAGAGAAGACTTATACCAAGTTATATATTTCTAATAATTGTATCTTTTATTTCGGTATTTCCTTTTTATTGGATGATATCGGCAGCAACAAATACTACTGTAGAAGTTGCTACCGGTAAGATCACCATTGGTACCCACGCCCTGGAGAACTTTACCCACCTGCTCCAGGCGCAGGACCTTTGGAAAACAATGGGCAATTCATTCTTTTATTCTATTGTCCAGACAATACTCTGTCTTGTGGTCTGCTCACTCGCAGGCTATGGATTTGAGCTTTATCATGATTCGGGAAAGGATAAGCTTTTTGCAATACTGCTTCTTGCTATGATGATACCCGGTGTTGCAACAATGATACCTCTTTTCAGAATGGTTTCATCGATGCACCTTCTTAACTCTGTATGGGCATTTATCCTTCCGTCCATATCGACACCCTTCATGATAATGATGTTCAGGCAGAATTCAAGAAACTTTCCTGTTTCCATCATGGAGGCTGCAAGAATAGATGGATTGAGCGAGTTCAGGATTTTTATTTCGATGTATGTTCCGATAATGAAATCGACATATGCTGCTGCAACTGTTGTTACGTTCATGACCGCATGGAATTCTTACATGTGGCCGAAGGTAGTAATGAATGACAACCGTGCCCAGACGATGCCGATGCTTATAGCAAACCTTGCTTCGGGATATACAACAGATTACGGAATGCTTATGATGGGCGTGCTTTTCTGCTCGATCCCTACAATGATAATTTTCTTCGTATTACAGAAGAGCTTCGCAGAAGGACTTACAGGCGCTGTTAAATAA
- a CDS encoding sugar ABC transporter permease has translation MLNKKKGLSVTAKQHFAGWAFLTPASLLIFILSFYPMFQALLTSFKTGSSANMKWAAPLFNYKRMFADKLFMRSVGNTFLYLIIQVPIMLILAILLAQILNNKDLKFKGLFRTMVFLPCATSLVSYALIFKSLFATQGLINQILQTIGITHENINFLGTPGTAKVVIILALLWRWTGYNMVFYLAGLQNIEYQVYEAAKIDGANGWQTFWRITVPLLKPTIIMTFIMSINGTLQLFDESVNLTNGGPANSTITMSHYIYNNSFGEGVANFGYASAMSFFVFILVAILAFINLKVGDTRD, from the coding sequence ATCTTGAATAAGAAGAAAGGATTATCAGTTACAGCAAAGCAGCATTTCGCCGGCTGGGCATTTTTAACGCCTGCGAGCCTCTTAATATTTATACTGAGCTTTTACCCGATGTTTCAGGCACTGCTCACATCATTTAAGACAGGTTCCAGTGCAAATATGAAGTGGGCTGCACCACTCTTTAATTATAAGAGAATGTTTGCAGATAAGCTTTTCATGAGATCGGTGGGAAATACATTCCTTTACCTTATAATACAGGTTCCGATCATGCTTATTCTTGCTATACTTCTGGCACAGATATTGAATAATAAAGACTTAAAATTCAAGGGACTTTTCAGAACAATGGTATTCCTTCCCTGTGCAACATCGCTTGTTTCATATGCGTTGATCTTTAAGTCACTTTTTGCAACACAGGGTCTTATAAATCAGATCTTGCAGACGATCGGTATCACACATGAGAATATCAATTTCCTGGGAACGCCCGGAACGGCAAAAGTGGTCATAATCCTGGCGCTCCTATGGAGATGGACGGGATACAACATGGTATTTTATCTGGCAGGCCTGCAGAATATAGAATATCAGGTTTACGAGGCAGCAAAGATAGACGGGGCAAACGGCTGGCAGACATTCTGGAGGATAACGGTACCGCTTCTTAAACCTACGATTATAATGACATTCATTATGTCAATAAACGGTACATTACAGCTCTTTGATGAGTCTGTTAACCTGACAAACGGTGGACCTGCAAACTCGACCATTACTATGTCTCACTATATTTACAATAACTCCTTCGGAGAAGGTGTTGCGAACTTCGGATATGCATCCGCAATGTCATTCTTCGTATTTATCCTGGTAGCAATCCTCGCATTCATCAATCTGAAAGTAGGTGATACACGTGACTAA
- a CDS encoding sugar ABC transporter substrate-binding protein has protein sequence MKRKIVSVVLAATMAMTMLAGCGSGASTDTAATGDAGAASSTESAGGAAASTEAAAGADVASEDENTLSVYAWDASFNIPALQAAADDYTKNVNPDFKLNIIEQSQSSDVENAVTLAASAGDYSTLPDIVLFQDHYIQKYVSDYPDAWKDVNDAEINWDDFSQEKLSYSTIDGVHYGVPVDNGTVIFAYRTDVLEEAGYTIDDVTGITWDKWVEIGKNVYDKTGKYLMSMDGDGNDLPYMMLQAEGDSQFKDGVPNIANNENLKKIVQVIKDAVDAKALYLANDWSDYTDQTIVGDMVAGVMNGNWIIPTIKQVDANSGKWEITSMPTLNGGEGYASNGGSSLYITGNCKNVDLAKDFLAKTFGGSTETYDAALTNGGVITTCISAGKSDVYSAGVEYFNNQPIYSKIVEMGANVPTVEQNDYHYRARSFVAAAIINVINGSDIDSELQNAEDQLKFEMGIE, from the coding sequence ATGAAAAGGAAAATTGTTTCCGTAGTATTGGCAGCCACAATGGCAATGACAATGCTTGCAGGATGCGGCTCAGGCGCATCAACAGACACAGCAGCAACAGGTGATGCAGGTGCAGCTTCATCAACAGAGTCAGCAGGCGGCGCAGCAGCATCAACAGAGGCAGCTGCAGGCGCAGATGTTGCATCTGAAGATGAGAATACACTTTCTGTATATGCATGGGATGCAAGCTTTAATATTCCTGCACTTCAGGCAGCAGCAGATGATTACACAAAGAACGTAAATCCTGATTTCAAGCTTAATATCATCGAGCAGTCACAGTCATCAGATGTTGAGAACGCTGTAACTCTTGCAGCATCAGCAGGTGATTATTCTACACTTCCTGATATCGTTCTTTTCCAGGATCATTACATTCAGAAGTATGTTAGCGATTATCCGGATGCATGGAAGGATGTAAACGATGCAGAGATCAACTGGGATGACTTTTCACAGGAAAAACTCTCATATTCGACTATCGACGGTGTTCACTATGGTGTTCCGGTAGATAACGGTACAGTAATTTTCGCTTACAGAACAGATGTCCTTGAAGAGGCAGGTTACACGATCGATGACGTAACAGGCATCACATGGGATAAATGGGTTGAGATCGGTAAGAACGTATATGACAAGACTGGTAAATACCTTATGTCAATGGACGGTGACGGAAATGACCTTCCTTACATGATGCTTCAGGCTGAAGGTGATTCACAGTTTAAGGATGGCGTTCCGAATATCGCAAACAACGAGAACTTAAAGAAGATCGTTCAGGTTATCAAGGATGCAGTTGATGCAAAAGCTCTTTATCTTGCAAATGACTGGTCAGATTACACAGATCAGACAATCGTTGGCGACATGGTTGCAGGTGTAATGAACGGTAACTGGATCATTCCTACAATTAAGCAGGTAGATGCTAACTCAGGTAAGTGGGAGATCACTTCAATGCCTACACTTAACGGCGGCGAGGGTTATGCTTCAAACGGTGGTTCTTCACTTTACATCACAGGTAACTGCAAGAACGTTGACCTTGCTAAGGATTTCCTTGCAAAGACCTTCGGCGGCAGCACAGAGACTTATGATGCAGCACTTACAAACGGCGGCGTTATCACAACATGCATCTCTGCAGGTAAGTCAGATGTTTACAGCGCAGGCGTTGAGTACTTCAATAATCAGCCTATCTACTCAAAGATAGTTGAGATGGGCGCAAACGTTCCTACAGTTGAGCAGAACGATTATCACTATCGTGCACGTTCATTCGTAGCAGCTGCTATCATCAATGTTATCAACGGTTCTGATATTGATTCTGAGCTTCAGAATGCTGAGGATCAGCTCAAGTTTGAGATGGGAATCGAATAA
- a CDS encoding methyltransferase domain-containing protein, whose amino-acid sequence MENKRYGKSVGDVLKIKSDFFEKNQAMLEMSENQADALLIQPKREVCKICHSPLEGEPLYTSQRMSYHLCPKCGHLNSDYEDTNDFADRVYLVDRYELNYSEDDRAAYENRMKSIYIPKAEFLLEGLAADGLSKDDIHLLDDGAGSGYFVRAMRSLGCDAKGIEISPSQVEFANTMAGEEILKSVESSEASSIIASTESNVISFIGVLEHIINLDETIATIRENKNIKYIYFSVPMFSMSCVFEAAHQNCYNRHAGGTHTHLFSDSSIAYMLDEMGFEAHKSWKFGSDIMDLYRMLSVCLDSNGNGALKDYFAPKFKAMIDDLQLVIDKNEFASEIHMLARRKSD is encoded by the coding sequence ATGGAAAATAAAAGATACGGTAAGAGCGTCGGAGATGTTCTTAAAATTAAGAGTGATTTTTTTGAAAAAAACCAGGCCATGCTCGAAATGAGTGAAAACCAGGCCGATGCGCTTCTGATCCAGCCCAAGAGAGAAGTATGTAAGATCTGCCACAGCCCTCTCGAAGGTGAACCCCTCTACACAAGCCAGAGAATGAGTTATCATCTTTGCCCTAAATGTGGTCACCTTAACAGTGACTACGAAGATACCAATGATTTTGCAGACAGGGTTTATCTTGTAGACCGTTATGAACTCAATTATTCAGAAGATGACAGGGCAGCCTATGAGAACAGGATGAAAAGCATCTATATTCCCAAGGCTGAATTTCTTTTAGAAGGTCTTGCAGCCGATGGCCTTTCAAAAGATGACATACATCTCCTTGATGATGGTGCAGGCTCCGGATACTTTGTACGCGCCATGAGATCACTTGGCTGCGATGCAAAGGGAATAGAAATTTCTCCTTCTCAGGTTGAATTTGCAAATACAATGGCGGGCGAGGAAATTCTCAAAAGTGTTGAAAGCTCAGAGGCTTCATCGATCATTGCCTCTACAGAATCAAATGTAATTTCTTTTATAGGTGTTCTCGAGCACATCATCAACCTTGATGAAACGATCGCAACCATAAGAGAAAACAAGAATATTAAATATATTTATTTCTCTGTACCGATGTTCTCCATGAGCTGCGTTTTTGAGGCTGCTCATCAGAACTGTTACAACCGTCATGCAGGCGGAACCCATACTCATCTTTTCTCTGACAGTTCTATTGCGTACATGCTCGATGAGATGGGATTTGAAGCTCATAAGAGCTGGAAATTCGGTTCAGATATCATGGATCTTTACAGAATGCTTTCCGTTTGCCTTGATTCTAACGGAAACGGAGCACTTAAAGATTATTTTGCACCTAAATTTAAGGCTATGATTGACGACTTACAGCTTGTGATCGATAAAAATGAGTTTGCATCTGAAATTCACATGCTCGCACGTCGAAAGAGTGATTGA
- a CDS encoding D-alanine--D-alanine ligase: MKITVLAGGTSTERDVSFVSGAQVYKALKKKGHDVILLDVFMGYDGEDARDSEALFKSDRDWAADIKAVSEATPDIEEVRKLRADKSDSYFGPNVIHICRDSDIVFMALHGGDGENGRVQAALTLFGIKYTGSGYMGSALAMDKYFTKLIFDAKGVANPEWRAYKRGDVISSSPFGYPAVVKTHAGGSSVGVYIVNSDEEFTDGMKNAFNYGTEVIVEKYVKGKELTCCVIDGKAYPIVEIVPKSGFYDYKNKYQAGSTIETCPAPISDELTAKVQECAVQAYNALGLESYARMDFIADENDNVFCLEANTLPGMTPTSLVPQEAAAVGMNFEDLCQHLIDVSLKKYES; encoded by the coding sequence TTGAAAATTACAGTACTTGCAGGAGGCACCTCCACAGAAAGAGATGTTTCATTTGTTTCAGGCGCACAGGTATACAAAGCATTAAAGAAAAAGGGACACGACGTAATACTGCTCGATGTCTTTATGGGATATGACGGAGAAGATGCAAGAGATTCAGAAGCACTTTTCAAGTCAGATCGTGACTGGGCTGCAGATATAAAAGCTGTTTCGGAAGCAACACCGGATATTGAAGAGGTTCGAAAACTTCGTGCTGACAAATCAGACAGTTATTTCGGTCCCAATGTAATTCATATCTGCCGAGACTCTGATATTGTTTTCATGGCACTTCACGGCGGTGATGGCGAAAACGGCCGGGTTCAGGCAGCACTTACTCTTTTCGGTATCAAATACACAGGGTCCGGCTACATGGGTTCAGCCCTTGCCATGGATAAATACTTTACAAAGCTTATTTTTGATGCAAAGGGAGTTGCAAATCCTGAATGGAGAGCTTATAAACGCGGAGATGTCATAAGTTCTTCACCTTTCGGTTACCCTGCTGTAGTTAAGACACATGCCGGTGGTTCTTCTGTTGGTGTTTACATCGTAAATTCTGATGAGGAATTTACGGACGGCATGAAAAATGCCTTTAACTACGGAACTGAAGTTATTGTTGAAAAATATGTCAAAGGAAAAGAGCTTACCTGCTGTGTGATCGACGGCAAGGCTTATCCTATAGTTGAGATCGTTCCAAAGAGCGGTTTCTACGACTATAAAAATAAATATCAGGCCGGTTCTACCATTGAAACATGTCCTGCTCCTATTTCCGATGAACTTACAGCAAAGGTTCAGGAATGTGCTGTTCAGGCTTACAATGCTTTAGGACTTGAGAGCTATGCAAGAATGGACTTCATAGCAGACGAAAATGACAATGTTTTCTGTCTCGAAGCTAATACTCTCCCCGGAATGACGCCTACAAGCCTTGTTCCTCAGGAAGCTGCTGCAGTCGGAATGAATTTTGAGGATCTCTGCCAGCATCTTATAGATGTTTCACTTAAAAAATATGAATCATAA
- a CDS encoding 4Fe-4S binding protein yields the protein MAHVISDDCVSCGACESTCPVGAISAGDGKYVVDADTCIDCGACEAGCPTGAIKPE from the coding sequence ATGGCTCATGTAATTAGTGATGATTGCGTATCTTGTGGAGCATGCGAGTCTACTTGTCCTGTAGGCGCTATCTCTGCTGGAGATGGAAAGTACGTTGTTGATGCTGATACTTGCATCGATTGCGGTGCTTGCGAAGCTGGATGCCCGACTGGTGCTATCAAGCCCGAATAA